aaaaattataattgGGTAATGTTGCCACCCATATTTAAGGTTAAGTGATAAAAAGTGAAATTTTGTTACCATTTATTTTAGAATATGTCAAGACCTCTTTAGTTTTTATCCAAAACCACCCAAACTTTATATAAATCATTTtataaaatctcaagactttgagACCTACAAGAAAGTTGTTAATTTAGGTTGTGGGCATTTGTATATAACTCAATTATAGTGTCTTTTAATGGAGCCTTAAAGCATTGGTTTAGTAACCAGGAACATTTCAaatctattaaaaatattataattggttaATGTCTCATTCATTTTTATTAttgtattttataataaataaacacAAATAGTATAGGAATTTTTTATACTGAATTTAAGGTTGATTGGAAAAAAATTACAATTTATCATTCGTTATTTTGAAATAcagcaaaataattttaattttttttctaaaatcattAAATAAATTCTCAAGTTGTTTCATGAAACCTCAAAATGTATAATAAATTCGACAATTAATATTGGTgagaatttaaattaattatagtCCAATTACTATATATCGAAGCCACCTTACCCTCACATGAGAAAAGAGAGAACGTGATGGTAGCGACCCTCACCATCCTTGTTTGTGGCTCTCATGTATATAGGAGGGTCTAACAAGAGTTTATGGAGGTAGCGATTCTCGTTGTCTACACTTATCCCTTGCGTGTAAGAAAGGGTTCGGTAAGATTATTTTCATTGTTATTCATTGCACAACGACAAAGGCGATGATTCTCACAAGGGTTACAAGAGGTAATGATAGATCTTACGAGGTAGAGGGGAGAGAAGGTAATGCGATTATATGTTGAGGCAAGCTCGATGGGTCAAGAGCAAAATGATCATttagaaaaaaagaataatttgTGAGAATTTTTGAAAATGGATAAATTGTACCAGAAGTTCACAAAAATAAGTTTTTTTAATTCATCTTATTTCTTTTAGATAAAAAAACAAGTAAATATATCATATTAATTAGTCTCTTAGATCGTGTCCATATAATAACATCGAAacttaaattaatataaatacttttcaaatattaatataaacATAAACTGATGTTCTTTTTGAAgttaattattttcttatttgCCTCTATACATTTAAGTTTTAACAAATACATCTTTTGGAATTAAAAGTTTACAAATACATTGTTTTGATTAGTCTTTGTGGATGACGTTAGTATAATAACATCAAAACTCAAACcagtataaatatttttaactattaaaaaataaagaatcaaataattGACAAAAGTAATATTTTTCAACTTTTACCACTTgccaaatgatatattttttacatCTTAATTATATGTGTGATTATGGTATATTAGACACACTTATCAAAAgttgaaggatcaaaatttaacttgatatatttttatatttacaacaTTAATATGATTGTGGTGCAATAGACTCGCTTGCCAAAGGACTAAGTGTTTAAATCCTAATTTGATATATCTTTTAATTTAAAGTATTAATTTGGTAATGATATATTAGATCCATTTATCAAAGattgaaatataaaattttatctgaTATATTTTCATACATAAAACACTGTTTTAACAGATCCACTTAGTAATTGATgatttattgatttatttaaaCAGTCGATTCTCATTCTAATTTTTTAGAATACGGGGAAAGTAAAAAATTGATAATTcagttataaaaaaatttaattttttaaaattgaaaTAATAATCATGCTTTTCACAAAATCATAACATCTATGAAAGATTTAAACATCTAATGGAATGTATATGtgaaatcaaaatatttacaGGGATATATATAAAGTATTAAAATTTAGATGAATAAATAttctaatttaattatatatatatatgtatattccaTCAATAAACTATAATTAATTACTATTAATCATTGTTATCATTAGTTCATTTGAATAAgaagaatataataatatatatatatatatatatatatatatatatatatatatatataaaatatatatatattgttattctCGATTCTTTTTTTCGTCCTTCGCTTTATATAGTTTTGCCTTTTGTTATTACTCATTCGGTAAACAGCGGAGAGGAAACGAAGAGAGACGATGGTGGCGATCTCTCTCTACCGCGGCAACCTCCACCGGGTCCCCGACGTCCCGCGGAGGTGGCCGTTGCCGCCGCCTGCCATCTCCCTCTGCCAGTTTAAGATCCTCATCCGCAAGCGGTCCGAGGCCCTTTCTCGCCTCTCTGCCGCCCCCGTTGCCGCCACAACCCTAGATGTCAAGGTTGAGGGGAAATCGAAGGAGGAAGTCAAGGGAGACGACGATGGAGCCAAGATTGGCCTCTCTGTACGGGAGTATTCTTCTGTTCTCGATCCCGAACCCTCGAATTCCCAGCCGAAGTGCAAGGAAGAGACGAGGGATCATGAGGCGTTTCGAGAGTCCGAGGTCGGTGCTTCCGCTTCAGATGCTCCGGCCGGTGCGCCTTCCacgcgggaggaggaggaggttcgtGATTCGAAAATTGGTGAAGCCGGCATAGTCGATGGAAAGTTTGAGGTAAGAGGTGCGCTTGTAGTTGATTCTTTTATTTCTGTGTTCCATGAAACCTTGTGGATTATGTTGCTGATGCTACCGAGTCCATGTTTGCTAGTTAATCAATTTTCCATTTCTTTCATTTACCCAATAATCTTCTGCTGTAAAGAGATGATGGACTAGTAGATTAGGGCAATCACAGCAGAGAGTGGAGCAAAAACTACATGAATGGGAGATGCTTGACATCAGTATGAGGGCTAGGTTATTCAGTCATCAAATTCTGAGGCTCATGATGTGCTGATTAATTTGCTCGAAGTTTTTAACTTTTATAGTGGATTCACCTCAGCATAATGAAGCTTGGTGCATAGTTTCAAAGGAGGGAGGGATTCATccttggtagaaggcttcggttaTATCGATTGAATGGCCTTCATCTTAAAATCAGTATACAAGATCTTAGATATAAATTCACCAGGCAACTTggataaatattattattgataatcTATTTTCTTTCTTCCTAGGTGCTGTGTCAGCCGTGCCATTATTAAGTTACGATGGATTCATGTTCCCTGAATAATTATGTTGTGATTATAGTGGTATGTTTCTTAGAAATTTATTGAGAAGAGGCTAAGCAATggtaaatatcaaaataattggaAAATGAAAGGAACCACATATCAGATGAAAGAAATTGTGTTTATCTGTAAATAAGAGAAGATATACAGAGATCAAATTGGTGTCTGGGAAAAATTGCTGCAATTCAAAGCTATTTAACATTTCATAGATTATTGAGGACTTCCTTCTTCGAGCTCAGGGTATTAGAGAAGGAACTGAACAAAAACTTGTTAAGATTCCTTTCACAAGAATATACAAGATAAAGCATCTTTTGCTCCAATTGACATCTCTTATATAGTTTAGTCCAGGCTTTGTTTCACAACAATAACAACGATAAGGCTTTAATTTCTGATTTTGTTTGGTCCAGACTAACTGATTCCTTAACAATCTAACTTGTTTGGTTTTCTGGAGCTAGGCTTGCTTCTCATATTTTGGAAGCTTACGGTTTTTACAAATATGATCAGGGTGGAATTGAACTATAAACTCTGTTGAAGCTGGTCCCCAATGGGGTGATTCTGAGTAAAGTTCAGAGAGGGTAGTTATATAACTTTTCTCAAGGGGGTATTGTGAGGAAATGAAGTTTAATTGCTATTTGGATATTTTTGGGGGAATAGTATAATTTAATTGCTTGGGGTAGTTATATAGCTTGATGTTTGGGTCAAAGTCTATCTGCCTGCAAGATAATGATGGTTTGTTGACCCTCAAAATTGTATTGCTAGCAACCTTACCTTTTGTAGGAGGAGAGAACTATGTGGTTTTGGATCATATATCTAGAGCATGGATTGGTCATTTTGTGGCTCGTGACTAAACCGAATTTGGTAGCCATATTTACTTTCTATGAAGAGATTGATATGGCAGCAAATATGGACATTCTGATATTGAACTTATTTAAGTTCAATTTTAGTATGATTTAGGTGGTGATGGAGGTGGCTTATGTGTTGTCATTTTTGGAGTGATAGATTAGATTATTAGTCATTGAGAGAAGGTACTATTGACATGTTTTCAGATGGATAAGCTAGCAATGGAATTGCTTCTATAGTTTCTTTTCAGCTTGACAATGGATTTGCTTTTCGAAAAGTCTTGGGCAAGTAAGGTAACCAATGAATACTATTGCTTCCTTTTTCTAGCAGCTCCGAGTTAGTACTTAGGTCATTATAATGGTATTAGTTTCATGGGTGACTTAGGAACACCTAGCAATGGCTGTTAGATTAACAATGTGCCAATTGTGAGGTTTTAGTATGGGTAGACATCATAAAATTCTATTTATTCTACCACCATTCAGTTCTGATAATTCGACCTTTCTGGCAGGAATGTCATAGCTTTAGGGAAGAAGGTATATTAGAATTTGTATTTATCACGTGCAGTTTCTTCCACTGATGTGCATAAAAGTCTATAATGTTTAAATGGATCCAAAGATCACACAAAGTAATTTGTGGTTTTCACTTTAAATACGGTTCTTGGTTTTTTTATGTTTTCATCAATTATTCTCCCAAATTTTACCTGCCTGTGCTTATCATGTATTTCATCCTGTGATGGACGTGCATAAACTCTAAGATACTTAAATAGAATCAAAGAACACAATTAGTAACCTGCAGCTTGTACTTTGAATAATGCCCTTGATTGTGTCAGACTTCAATCAATTCTTCTTCCATATTTGAATTTTTCTATGGCttcttggaataacatttcaATCTTCTTAACAGTCTTAGATAATTTTTACTCAGTTGATGTCTATTTTTATGACACTCGGGACTTCATTGACCTAACTGTTATGTCCATCATTCTTGTATCTATGAGAATTGTATGAATGCCAGACTTTAGAGTCCACTGTCTTTAGCTCATATACTGCTTTGTTTTATTAATTTGGCACTGCCTCCTAGGTGAGAAACAAATCTGATGTTGTTAGTGACAAGGAGGAAAGAAAACGAGACTTGGAGAAGAAGTTGCATGTCTTGAATGAGAAGAAACACAATCTCGTCCAAATGTTGAAGCAGGTAAGCTTCATTTTCAATACGTTTATCCATTTCATTTAGTATGGTTATTTCCAATGCTATAGCTCGGTTTTATGGGATTGTTAAGaaaatctcaaaatatcaacTAACAATATAAGTTGGATTCAAGCATGGCAATGTTTTCTGATTTGTATGTTTATGCACTAGTTTGTTGAAATGATTGTACTGATAACAAAACTAGAGAAATGATGATACATCAATtaattcttgaaaatttttcttaAGTTTCAGTATAGGAGAGGCAACAAAGTGTTTTTCTTTCTGAAATCTGTAGATTCCATTGTCCAACAGATCTTAAATGCCGAAGAAGAAATAAAAAGGCGGAGCATGCAGTCACCTGTTTTACATCCTTCTATTCCCCAAAAAGCAGAGATGACACTGGAAATGGGTTCTGTGAAGCAGGTCCCCAAGCTTACTGTAGAGGTTAATTTTGGTAGTGATTCAGGTGGGGAATCAGATGCTGCAGCTAAGAACAACAGTCATGTACGGCAGTTGCATCACACCCATAGTACATCTCCATCTGCAGCATCTTTAACAAGGACAACATTTGGCTCTTTCCAGCATAACACAGTAAGTGGTTTTGTTAAAACAAAAGtctaatcaattttattttatgctCCTTacgatagaaaatatttttattcctgTTAAGAACTTTCCCTAAGTCTTAATTTGCTATGCTTAAATTGTACTTTTAGTTATCTGAACTGATGTTATATTAGCCGGTTGCATTTTTAATGAAAGTTAATCTTTCACTTATTTGATGATTACCGTATAATTTGGGACTTATCTCATACATCTTGTGATTTTCTGAAAAGTCTGTTATGGCAAAACAAATCATTTTAAAAAGTAAGTTAGCATGCTGTTGCTGAATTTTTTGTTTAATATTTCTGGCATATTTTATTGGTTCTCTATGATCCTTCATTAAATGTTGGCTAATGGTTTTAAACTAACAGAATTGACTTGATCACACTGTCACCGTTAGTACAATGCATTTCCATGCATTCCTGCTTGGATTTTCTAGCTTTTCACGTGGTACTTTATTGAGAGGATGAACATGTTTCGATGGTCTTAGTGATCTATACCATTCTTGATTTAGCTCAGGTGTTCATAGTTCACTTTATTAATTCACAGAAAAGTGATGAGAGGAGGGTAGGGGATTAGAATCCACTTTTGACATGTGTTTATTGGGGAACCTTACCTTATGGCAAGGTGCTGGGTATCGTAGATTGTATGAGTTCTAACTTGACCTGCATCCATGTATCATTGAAGGAGGGACTTTCTTGTGATTAAAATCAGGTCAATTTTGGTAATTGTGATTGATCTTTTATAGTTGAGCATAAGTAGATTTTGGTGTTTGTGACTGGACTTCTACTGCTGACATGGGTCAGTCATGATGCTTACAACTGGACTCTTCTCTTGGCAAAGATGTGGGGGTTGAGCGAGGAGAACAAAGGATCCGCTTTTTGGGTGTTTAATCTCATATCAGGTGTGATTGGAAATGAGTCTAGGGTGATTACACCCATTCGGTTTTAGAATGACTGATAGTTGTCTAAAGTTTGATGAATCATGATAACTGCATAGATTGAAGCCAGCTGATCTGTTTTATGGCAAACCATGTTACACAAAGTATATAGTGTTACATTTAAAATTGAACTATGgaaggtgatatatatatatatatatatatatagtttggtTCTTTCTGTAGGATAATGAATAACCCAGTTTAGTTTCAATAATTTGAAGCTATCTTGAATTTTTACATAGAAATGGCATAGTAAATACTTTCAGCACTCCCTCATGTCATGCAGTGACAATTTTTAGTTGTTACATTTCACAATAGGTATCTGTGATTCGTCACTGCATGACATGAGGGACAGAGGGAGTGCTGAAAGTATTTACTATGCCATTTCTATGGGCATGCACTTTCTAATGGCCAACATAAACACAATGTTGACCTGGCAATTCGACACATGGCCTGCTGACTTCATGGTTGCTCAACACTTGTTGGCCCCTCTCGGTTAGTGTGACAATCCTCCTACTAAGGATGAAAGTCATTGTGTGGAgaacagtgattgcaaaaggcgctcgggcgctcgcctaggcgctcgggcgaggcgaggcgaggcccgagcgcctcgctaatgtcccaggcggcgcgcttcaatcaggcgccgcctaggcgctcgcccgagcccaggcgctgggcgcttcgggcgagcgcctgggtaaaccgaaccagaattttaggtctggttcggttgttagttggttcaatcgaaccaactaaaccgatataaccccaaccctaacctgctgccgctgccgatcccgatcgcgatctcgtcgctcgctgtcgctgctcccgctgccgctgctcgccgctgtcgctgctcgcgcctcccgcgagccttcccgctgctcgtgcctcccgcgagccctctcgctgctcgcgcctcctgcgagccctctcgctgctcgcgtctcctgcgagccctcccgcgagccttcccgctgctcacgcctccctcgagccctcccgctgctcgcgcctcccgcgagccctctcgcctcccgcgagccctctcgcctcccgcgagccctcccgctgctcgcgccttccgctccctttccctttcccgctgccgctgtcgccgctgccgccgctcaccgctgccgccgctgctgccgtcgctcgccgctgcttcctcgtttctccgtcagcagatttatactgttaatgtgattatatttattaattatattatatatttttatatttttatttaaaattttaaataattatatttattaattatattttatattttttatattttagcgcctcgcttcgctcgggcgagcgcctgggcgagcgcctagcgcctcaggcgtttttggaccttggcgcctagcgctttttaaatcactggtggaGAAAAGCAGAATAGAATTGTGTTGCAATTGATGTTGACTAAATTTATAATGGATATATTGCGTAAACACCCCCAAGGTCAAAAAGCTTGATTTAAAAGTTGGtcatctcaaaaggttgtattcaccTAATACAGAAGTATCAGACAAAGTGTCTGGTAGTCTACATAAACACACAACAAGCTTTTAAGTTTCTGCCCTTAATAATTTCTGCCTTTAATAATTTTCGCCGTACGGATAACACAATATCTAGATGTTGCTTTTCTGCTGAAGCTGGTAAAAAGAGACTAAAAAAAGATCCAAGTTATCAGAGTTCCTTCTTCGTGTCTTAAATTGCTGTTTTTGTCTTCACACCCTTTATGTTTGGAAAACACTACCTTTTTGTCTCATGTTATATAATGTTATAATCTGCTGTACAATTTTTCTAAACCTATATGTCAAAAAAGTGAATTCAGTACATTCATATAATGTTTATGAGTTGACATGCTATTCTTTGAAATGTATATAAAGTCAAAAGCAAGGTGTTTACATGGAGGACAAACAATAAATACTCAAGGCAATGGAGTTTCCATCTTCGTGTCTTAAGACGATGTTTTTGTCTTCACACACTTTATGCTTGGAAAACTCTGCCTTTTATGTGATCTGATGTTATGTTCTTGTGTACAATACTCCCAAACCTGTGTGTCTAAGAAGTATAAAATTAGTACTTACGGATAATGTTCTTGTCTGGACGTGCTATTCTTTGAAATGTATACCAAGTCAAAAGCAAGGTATTCATGAGCATTCTCCACATTATGGAATTGGCCTGAAACTTAGGGCTTTCTCAGAACAATTGGCCTTTTTATATTATCGATCATTGATCATTGTTTTATGAGTTACACCTTTAACATTGTTTGATCGTTAATTAAGCTGCAGCATTTCTAACAGTTATGGAATCTAATGCTTTGCAGGGTCTTCAAAATATTAGAGCTAGCATGACAGCCACTGGCTATGGGCCAACTACTCCGAATTCATCGGCAGGTGGTGCCATGGTTAGTCCATCACGCTTTGCTCCTGTAGGACATCAGAGCCAGACGCCGAACCTCACTCCTGTGGCATTGCCTGTCAACCATTTTATTGCTTCTTCGCCATCACCAGCAGCATCTGGAGGTGCTTCCTCTGTCTTCATGGATCCTTGTCTGACCAGCTCCTCATGAAACACATGCAGTGTGCACGGTTTATCAGCTACAATGATGTGGTGCAGCACTCACACTCGTCGTGCTTAGGGCTTCGTTTCCCTATCAAGCGGATGTGGTTTGCTGCACATTCGTAGTGGTATCATCTGCAGTAGGGTTTGATGGCCCCTTCTATGTTCAGATTACAAGTAGCATCCATTCTTGGTCTTACTGTGGAGTGAACCGAGCCGATAGCATCTGTTGGTGTTCCTGATCCAGTAAGTGGGCTTAATCAGGGTTGGAAACTCCTCCTTGTAAGCATTGGTTGTGAACTGTTGGACTGTGAATCCCAAAAGCTGTAAGGTCTTTTGCTGAATCGCATGATTGGAATGAAGTCTTGATGCAGCATCACTGGACGTGCATTATTGCTACCTTAAGCTGCCCACATCTGACATAACCATGGTTTTAAAAAGGTATTGGATTGATCGATGGAACCCGAAGAATTGAAAATTGAAGAAGATCGAACTATTTAAAGGATTtaaatatttctaatttttattgtcaaaattaataatatttgaagttattcaaaatttttattataaggatgaaaaaaaagggaaaggcTTAATATATACAATCTTACCTTTATAAGCAGAAAAATCATTTCCATCATTTAAATGTTGGTCTTAAGTAGCACAATAGCCTTTTCATGATTCTTCCAAGTGTCATGTCTCTTATCAAATTATGCCACATTAGTTAGATAATACAAAGCTGAGAAATTACTGCCTTTGACTGATCATTTACGGGTAGAAAGGCTGTTAGTAAATAACAATAAACAACTAAAATATAACCATTCGAATAATCAAATTCATAGTTACATCGGTTCTTCTTAGAAGGTTTTGATTATGGAACAACAGACTACTCATTAGCCACACACACCAATTTCTTGAGAGAAGAACTTATAGAGAGACTCCAATAGACACAGACCATCTCAACTAGTCTCTAGCTTTATCCATATATCATGGCCAGCATGCTTACTTCTCTCACGAGTTCTTAGAGCTGCACAATAGAAAATACACAAACCAAATCAGGTTAATTGCAACCAAGCTAGCACATCCCAACCCATAAACTAAATATGTATCTCCACTTGTCTAAGCCCATAACACACAAACTAGCCAAATTAGAGAAACCTTTCAGGTTATCTAAAAGTTTCTTGAGAACCTGAAAACAAACaaagaaataaatgcaaaaaaaaatcgATCTGGAATTTATATCAAGAACTAAGAGCAGCGTTACCTCATAAGTGATCTCATGGTATGGTGCATAACCTATTTTGATATCACCGTTGCCAAAGGAACAACCTTAGCCCAGGATAACCGTTAGTTCATCAGCTACCTTCTCTCTTTTCTTGCTTTGAAGGAAATCTTATGTCTAATCAATAACTGGGGAATTTGATTTAAAACTTGTTCCCCAGTTGTTAGACGACCCAACAATATGCAGGCATACAATTAGGAATAGTATTTTCATCATTTTCTTAAGGAACTATACAAAAACAAAAGCTTTGCTCTCACTGATAACATCATAATTTACTACCCATAATAAAAAACATGCCGAGTGAAAGAAGGACAAGCAGATCAGGCTGATAGCTGAAGCAGCAGTAAGAAATCTCaaatactagaaagaaaaaagaactctCGAGTCACAGAGAACATGATTTACAGAATGAAACAATTCAAATGCATCTTGCACAAACCAATTTCACTCGACAAGAATGAGTTACAAGTGATATGGTCATCATTTAAACTTATATAGTGTGGATAGATACGAGTCTGCAATCTGAAATTACATAGCAAAGAGGAGACAAACTGCAGATGAGAATGCTTTGGCAGATATTGTTAGAAGGAATAGCATATATTTAGACGAGTGAAGATTCCAAAGTTAAAGAACAGGATCAACCAACTCCGTAGATCTGCACATGAAAGACAAGAATATGAAACTTGAGAAGGCAGTGAGGAAGGAGTTTTTCATGGTTGGGCAACCATCCTTGAGACCATGGAGTGAGAGTTGAAAGGAATCCAGGAAAACATGCCACTTAACTTAAATTAGCTCCAAAGCTTTCCATGAAAAGCAGCATATAAATACATGTTTTTTTTTCTACCACATATAAATTACACGTGTGAGGTGTTATTCTATAAGCTTAGATGGTGTGATCCAGACAATATGCTGATAAAATAGCATCATGCTGAGAGAATACAGGGGTATTCTATCAATGAAAAGGCTATATATGTCAAAAAACAGAAAACGAAGCTGGTCAACGTTTAGATTAGAATTAATCACGAACACTTTTGGAGAATGTAGGTAATCTCAACCAACCGAAATGTCATAACAGTGAAGATAATCTTGAAAAgagtacaataccttcaggcttTCCATTCATTAGCATACTGGTTTTTCTCTCACATTACTCCATCAAAGTTGAGGTGCGAAAATGCTCTGAAATCGACAATAAGCATTGTTAAATCACTTTAATAACAGCTCACCCAGCATTGTGTAGGCTCagatacactt
Above is a genomic segment from Musa acuminata AAA Group cultivar baxijiao chromosome BXJ3-4, Cavendish_Baxijiao_AAA, whole genome shotgun sequence containing:
- the LOC135634847 gene encoding uncharacterized protein LOC135634847; translated protein: MVAISLYRGNLHRVPDVPRRWPLPPPAISLCQFKILIRKRSEALSRLSAAPVAATTLDVKVEGKSKEEVKGDDDGAKIGLSVREYSSVLDPEPSNSQPKCKEETRDHEAFRESEVGASASDAPAGAPSTREEEEVRDSKIGEAGIVDGKFEVRNKSDVVSDKEERKRDLEKKLHVLNEKKHNLVQMLKQILNAEEEIKRRSMQSPVLHPSIPQKAEMTLEMGSVKQVPKLTVEVNFGSDSGGESDAAAKNNSHVRQLHHTHSTSPSAASLTRTTFGSFQHNTGLQNIRASMTATGYGPTTPNSSAGGAMVSPSRFAPVGHQSQTPNLTPVALPVNHFIASSPSPAASGGASSVFMDPCLTSSS